A section of the Microbacterium forte genome encodes:
- a CDS encoding DUF3626 domain-containing protein encodes MPVAVLLHFHPDWPFRDGTVMDAMARDGRYRSQFETGTSNGGLTAHRQGDRWRWESRLFDGRYDAGAPHARPVYGALDLGDAHGASPRFGSSFVRLRPEAAARATFCYPDSVFEPDGVVDLHGVDALVEQMRSGDLDPLDRYVEAHVHGGVDFAVDVEEIVLDPCFRDSDAHAAAARLAAVDFHPGFRADTAALDPRYRGAEYVELARSLSDELTPDVVGAAARSGIHEPQALKRVWHLLARFGRSPSHAPH; translated from the coding sequence ATGCCCGTCGCCGTCCTCCTGCACTTCCATCCGGATTGGCCCTTTCGAGACGGCACGGTCATGGATGCGATGGCGAGGGACGGCCGGTATCGTTCACAGTTCGAGACGGGGACGTCGAACGGCGGGCTCACTGCGCATCGGCAAGGCGATCGGTGGCGTTGGGAGAGCCGTCTGTTCGACGGGAGATACGACGCCGGCGCGCCCCACGCGAGACCCGTGTACGGCGCGCTCGACCTCGGCGACGCGCACGGAGCATCCCCACGATTCGGGTCGTCGTTCGTCCGGCTCCGCCCCGAGGCGGCTGCGCGTGCCACGTTCTGCTACCCGGACTCGGTCTTCGAGCCCGACGGCGTCGTCGACCTCCATGGCGTCGACGCTCTGGTCGAGCAGATGCGATCGGGTGACCTCGACCCGCTGGACCGCTACGTCGAGGCGCACGTTCACGGGGGAGTCGACTTCGCGGTGGATGTCGAGGAGATCGTCCTCGACCCCTGCTTTCGCGACTCCGACGCACATGCCGCCGCCGCTCGGCTCGCAGCGGTCGACTTCCATCCCGGTTTCAGGGCTGACACGGCCGCCCTCGATCCGAGGTATCGCGGAGCCGAGTACGTCGAACTGGCGAGGAGTCTGTCGGACGAACTGACGCCCGACGTGGTCGGAGCGGCAGCGCGCTCCGGCATCCATGAGCCGCAGGCGCTGAAGCGGGTCTGGCATCTGCTGGCGCGTTTCGGACGCAGTCCGTCGCATGCGCCCCACTGA
- a CDS encoding DUF1844 domain-containing protein, which yields MTNQASDEAAREREERWARQEEAASSATRDIADVPAVEVITTAAVHLMSAAAVKLGLADDPHAAEQLDLDEARKLINSLAGLITAGAPEISDMHARSLRDGLRSLQLAFREASTIPDPIGKGPGEKWTGPVN from the coding sequence GTGACGAACCAGGCATCGGACGAGGCTGCACGCGAGCGCGAAGAGCGCTGGGCACGGCAGGAGGAGGCGGCATCTTCCGCCACCCGGGACATCGCAGACGTTCCGGCGGTGGAGGTCATCACCACCGCAGCCGTGCATCTCATGAGCGCGGCAGCCGTCAAGCTCGGCCTCGCCGACGACCCGCACGCGGCAGAGCAGCTCGATCTCGACGAAGCTCGCAAGCTCATCAACTCTCTGGCCGGTCTCATCACCGCCGGCGCGCCCGAGATCAGCGACATGCACGCACGCTCCCTGCGTGACGGGCTGCGCTCACTGCAGCTCGCGTTCCGCGAGGCATCGACGATCCCCGACCCGATCGGCAAGGGTCCGGGCGAGAAGTGGACCGGGCCGGTCAACTAG
- the infC gene encoding translation initiation factor IF-3, with translation MPSSKELRISDPRTNERIRVPEVRLVGPAGEQIGVVRIEAALRLAQEADLDLVEVAPNSKPPVVKIMDYGKFKYEAAQKEKEARRNQANTILKEVRFRLKIEAHDYTTKLKRAEGFLKAGDKVKAMILFRGREQSRPEQGVRLLRKFAEDVAELGTVESNPTIDGRNMVMIVAPLKSKSEAKQEQNAVRDAQRAANKQAAREAKSDTDAPAEAAAE, from the coding sequence ATCCCATCGTCTAAGGAGTTACGCATCAGCGATCCCCGCACCAATGAGCGCATCCGCGTCCCCGAGGTCCGCCTCGTCGGCCCCGCGGGTGAGCAGATCGGCGTCGTCCGCATCGAGGCGGCGCTGCGCCTTGCGCAGGAAGCCGACCTCGACCTCGTCGAGGTCGCACCGAACTCGAAGCCGCCCGTGGTCAAGATCATGGACTACGGCAAGTTCAAGTACGAAGCCGCCCAGAAGGAGAAGGAAGCTCGCCGCAACCAGGCGAACACCATTCTCAAGGAGGTCCGCTTCCGACTGAAGATCGAGGCGCACGACTACACGACCAAGCTCAAGCGCGCCGAGGGCTTCCTGAAGGCCGGCGACAAGGTCAAGGCCATGATCCTGTTCCGCGGCCGCGAGCAGTCGCGTCCCGAGCAGGGTGTCCGTCTTCTCCGCAAGTTCGCCGAGGACGTCGCCGAGCTCGGAACCGTCGAGTCGAACCCGACCATCGACGGTCGCAACATGGTGATGATCGTGGCTCCGCTCAAGAGCAAGTCCGAGGCCAAGCAGGAGCAGAACGCGGTTCGCGACGCCCAGCGCGCAGCGAACAAGCAGGCCGCCCGCGAAGCCAAGAGCGACACCGATGCCCCGGCCGAGGCCGCAGCGGAGTAA
- the rpmI gene encoding 50S ribosomal protein L35 has translation MPKQKTHSGAKKRFKITGSGKLKKQQAGMRHNLEHKSSRRTRRLNQDQVLSKADTKTAKKLLGR, from the coding sequence ATGCCGAAGCAGAAGACCCACTCGGGTGCTAAGAAGCGCTTCAAGATCACCGGCAGCGGCAAGCTGAAGAAGCAGCAGGCCGGTATGCGCCACAACCTCGAGCACAAGTCGAGCCGGCGCACCCGTCGTCTGAACCAGGACCAGGTGCTCTCGAAGGCTGACACCAAGACGGCCAAGAAGCTTCTCGGCCGCTGA